One genomic segment of Polynucleobacter sp. MWH-UH2A includes these proteins:
- a CDS encoding Tfp pilus assembly protein FimT/FimU, producing the protein MNKNHQLESGVSLLELMAVMLIIAIAATVTMPLLQEQIAIREIESVARKFIGHAHFARQQALHHGESVVLKPLLNGKWESGWVISSGCLSKFSKPECVSKVWLSQGRIDPIFFRSGGRYFIDPHTGKAGILFNVAGAAKTAQGGFVANRLVLGHQRFPDLERQLILGSGGRWRICDPARDTKRCH; encoded by the coding sequence TTGAATAAAAATCACCAATTGGAGTCTGGAGTAAGCTTGCTGGAGCTAATGGCGGTGATGCTGATTATTGCTATTGCCGCGACTGTCACCATGCCTCTATTGCAAGAACAGATTGCCATTCGCGAAATTGAATCGGTTGCCAGAAAATTTATTGGGCATGCTCATTTTGCTCGTCAGCAAGCTTTGCACCATGGTGAGTCTGTAGTGCTTAAACCTCTATTGAATGGCAAGTGGGAAAGTGGGTGGGTCATTAGTAGTGGTTGTTTAAGTAAATTCAGCAAGCCTGAGTGTGTGAGCAAAGTATGGCTTTCTCAAGGGAGAATTGATCCCATCTTCTTTCGCAGTGGGGGTAGATACTTTATCGATCCCCATACAGGCAAAGCTGGGATTCTCTTTAATGTTGCAGGGGCTGCTAAAACAGCTCAGGGCGGTTTTGTTGCCAATCGTCTAGTATTGGGTCACCAAAGGTTTCCGGACTTAGAGCGCCAGCTGATATTGGGCAGTGGTGGGCGTTGGCGAATCTGTGACCCCGCCAGAGATACAAAGCGTTGCCATTGA
- the ribD gene encoding bifunctional diaminohydroxyphosphoribosylaminopyrimidine deaminase/5-amino-6-(5-phosphoribosylamino)uracil reductase RibD yields MYTAVDHQWMSEALAQAQKALYLANPNPRVGCVIVKDGQVIGRGFTQRVGGPHAEVQALADAKANGNDPTGSIIYVTLEPCSHTGRTPPCVDALIAAKPAKVIAAMSDPNPLVSGNGLEKLKAAGIEVQCGLMESEAQAINRGFISRMTRGLPWVRLKIAASLDGKTALPSGESQWITGPLARADGHHWRAQACAIVTGVGTVKEDDPALNVRDVETQRQPWRIIVDSKLETPLNAKILENIDQSGVIIVCANLDNPESQEKAKAFKARSIEVVAMANAFGKVDLPKLFAYLAQERELNEIHIEAGFKLNGSMMREGCVDELLLYYAPFFMGEGIGMANTPVLDSLSSRQDWQVIDQSLIGDDFRLRLMKR; encoded by the coding sequence ATGTATACCGCTGTTGATCACCAATGGATGAGCGAGGCATTAGCCCAAGCTCAAAAAGCACTGTATTTAGCCAATCCCAATCCTCGGGTGGGCTGTGTCATCGTTAAAGATGGGCAGGTAATTGGTCGAGGATTTACGCAACGTGTTGGTGGCCCTCATGCAGAAGTCCAGGCGCTCGCAGATGCCAAGGCGAATGGAAATGATCCTACAGGCTCAATCATCTACGTGACGCTAGAACCATGTAGCCATACTGGACGTACTCCGCCTTGTGTGGATGCATTGATCGCTGCAAAGCCAGCCAAAGTGATTGCAGCAATGAGTGATCCAAATCCATTAGTTTCTGGAAATGGTCTTGAGAAATTAAAGGCTGCTGGTATTGAGGTGCAATGTGGCTTGATGGAGTCTGAAGCCCAAGCCATTAATCGCGGATTTATTTCCAGAATGACACGCGGCTTACCATGGGTGCGCTTGAAAATAGCTGCAAGTCTTGATGGAAAAACCGCCTTACCCAGTGGCGAGAGTCAATGGATTACTGGACCGTTGGCGCGAGCTGATGGCCATCACTGGCGAGCCCAAGCCTGTGCGATTGTGACTGGCGTTGGGACTGTTAAGGAGGATGATCCCGCTCTCAACGTGCGCGATGTTGAAACACAACGCCAGCCTTGGCGAATTATTGTGGACTCCAAGCTAGAGACACCACTCAATGCGAAGATTCTGGAAAATATTGACCAATCTGGTGTAATCATCGTTTGCGCAAATTTAGACAATCCAGAAAGTCAAGAAAAAGCAAAAGCTTTTAAAGCGAGAAGTATTGAGGTCGTTGCGATGGCTAATGCTTTTGGAAAGGTAGACTTACCTAAGCTTTTTGCATATCTTGCTCAAGAGCGCGAGCTGAATGAAATTCACATTGAGGCCGGCTTTAAGCTTAATGGTTCGATGATGCGAGAGGGTTGCGTAGATGAATTATTGCTTTACTACGCACCATTCTTCATGGGCGAGGGTATTGGTATGGCAAATACGCCCGTATTAGATTCATTGAGCTCGCGCCAAGATTGGCAAGTCATTGATCAGAGCTTGATTGGCGATGACTTTAGACTTAGGCTGATGAAGCGTTAA
- a CDS encoding riboflavin synthase — translation MFTGIITALGQIKSAQAKGDGLHLIVEVPSGYLDDVALGDSIAIQGACMTATQFDGNTFALDISRESLNKTVGLDQVGPVNLEKALRLNDRLGGHLVSGHVDGIGKVVHFAQVSQDTYGSWLLRIEAPKELAPFLAYKGSIVVNGVSLTVNKTEDTTQACIVDINLIPHTLQSTTLGNLKQGDAVNLEVDLIARYVARMLEAHR, via the coding sequence ATGTTTACTGGAATTATTACTGCTCTAGGTCAAATCAAAAGCGCTCAAGCAAAAGGCGATGGCTTGCACTTGATTGTTGAGGTGCCTTCGGGTTACCTGGATGATGTTGCGCTCGGCGATAGTATTGCTATCCAGGGTGCGTGTATGACTGCTACCCAGTTTGATGGCAATACTTTTGCTTTGGATATTTCTCGCGAGTCTCTTAATAAAACGGTTGGCCTTGATCAGGTTGGGCCGGTGAATCTAGAAAAGGCACTGCGTTTAAATGATCGACTTGGGGGTCATCTAGTGAGTGGTCACGTAGATGGTATTGGTAAGGTTGTGCACTTTGCTCAAGTCTCTCAAGATACTTATGGTTCTTGGTTGTTGAGAATTGAGGCCCCAAAAGAATTGGCGCCATTCTTAGCCTACAAGGGCTCTATCGTTGTAAATGGTGTATCGCTCACTGTTAACAAAACAGAAGACACTACTCAAGCTTGTATTGTCGATATCAATTTAATCCCACACACCTTGCAAAGTACTACGCTCGGTAATCTGAAGCAGGGAGATGCAGTCAATCTTGAAGTAGATCTGATAGCCCGTTATGTTGCGCGTATGCTCGAAGCCCATAGATAA
- a CDS encoding type II toxin-antitoxin system HigB family toxin — MRVIAKKCLIKFWAKHRDSEQPLRAWYDEASSAVWQSPQDIKDQYRNASFVGKNRVIFNIKGNDYRLIVAVAYRFGVVYIKFVGTHAAYDRINAESVEIESL, encoded by the coding sequence ATGAGGGTAATTGCTAAAAAATGCTTGATAAAGTTTTGGGCGAAACACAGAGATTCTGAACAGCCTCTAAGGGCTTGGTATGACGAGGCAAGCAGTGCAGTCTGGCAATCCCCTCAGGATATTAAGGATCAGTATAGAAATGCCAGTTTCGTTGGAAAAAATAGAGTCATTTTTAATATCAAGGGAAATGACTATCGGTTAATCGTTGCTGTTGCTTATCGTTTTGGAGTGGTTTATATAAAGTTTGTTGGAACACATGCTGCTTATGATCGAATTAACGCAGAATCAGTGGAGATAGAGTCACTATGA
- a CDS encoding type II toxin-antitoxin system HigA family antitoxin: MKELKPIRNEKDYMSALAEISPFVDKEPKKGSKEADRFELLLMLIEAYEAKHYSIDPPDPVEAIKFRMEQAGLKPKDLQPMIGGLNRVYEILNRKRPLTLKMIWKLHSMLGIPADSLIKQDDELHPA; this comes from the coding sequence ATGAAAGAATTAAAACCAATAAGAAATGAAAAAGATTACATGTCTGCCTTGGCGGAGATATCTCCGTTTGTAGATAAAGAGCCAAAAAAAGGTAGCAAAGAGGCGGATCGGTTTGAATTACTTTTGATGCTCATTGAAGCTTATGAGGCTAAGCATTATTCAATAGATCCACCAGATCCAGTTGAGGCAATCAAATTTAGAATGGAACAGGCTGGTCTAAAGCCTAAGGATTTGCAGCCCATGATTGGTGGATTAAATCGCGTTTATGAAATATTAAATCGTAAGCGGCCCCTAACCCTGAAGATGATTTGGAAGTTACATTCCATGTTGGGAATACCCGCAGATAGTCTTATCAAGCAAGACGATGAACTGCATCCTGCTTAA
- the queC gene encoding 7-cyano-7-deazaguanine synthase QueC, with protein sequence MSKLSAAFEKLAPRKPGAPAVILFSGGLDSTTVLALAKDLGYTPYALSVGYGQRHSSELAAAKHIAKQVGVARHEVVNLDLTRFGGSALTDSSIAVPITPGKDQEIPVTYVPARNTILLSLALGWAEALGGLDIFYGANSVDYSGYPDCRPEYVASFEAMANLATKAGVEASNNENRFRVHAPIINLTKAEIIQLGNTLGVDYSQTVSCYQANDLGEACGECESCRLRQAGFKQANVSDPTRYRK encoded by the coding sequence ATGTCTAAGCTGTCTGCCGCTTTTGAGAAGCTTGCGCCACGTAAACCAGGCGCGCCTGCCGTTATTCTCTTTTCAGGCGGTCTAGACTCCACAACCGTCTTAGCACTTGCCAAAGATTTAGGGTACACACCCTACGCGCTTTCAGTAGGTTATGGACAGCGTCACTCCTCTGAACTAGCTGCAGCAAAACATATTGCAAAACAAGTGGGCGTTGCTCGTCATGAGGTTGTTAATCTAGACCTGACCCGCTTTGGTGGCTCTGCTTTAACAGACTCCTCTATTGCAGTGCCGATCACCCCCGGAAAAGATCAAGAGATCCCCGTGACTTATGTTCCTGCACGCAACACGATTTTGCTGTCACTCGCCTTGGGTTGGGCAGAAGCGCTTGGCGGTCTAGATATTTTCTATGGCGCAAACTCGGTAGATTACTCAGGCTATCCAGATTGTCGCCCTGAGTATGTCGCCTCGTTTGAAGCGATGGCTAATCTGGCCACTAAGGCTGGAGTAGAAGCTTCCAATAACGAAAATCGCTTTCGTGTTCACGCACCCATCATCAATCTCACCAAAGCAGAAATTATTCAGCTAGGCAACACGCTTGGGGTTGATTACTCACAAACTGTGTCTTGCTATCAAGCAAACGATTTAGGTGAAGCCTGTGGTGAATGTGAATCTTGCAGGCTAAGACAGGCCGGCTTTAAACAGGCCAATGTGAGCGATCCAACTCGCTACCGTAAATAA
- the ybgF gene encoding tol-pal system protein YbgF, giving the protein MNNSSHTIKQTLSRAFCLSTAVFCLCASNNAWALFSDDEARKAILDLRKSLATTQLELQSQIDKLKTENAELRGKVEELEKQGEDISTSQKTYYQDLDTRLGNFEPRTITIEGVSGTVQPGEKKAYDDALKAFQAGNLKKAEDGFAAFTVKYPKSPYLPLALYWSGNSKYANKDYAGAISQLQNLIKKYPNHPRIPTAMVTLGNSQLESGNKAAAKKTFSDIIAKYPDTEAAKDAQQLLAATK; this is encoded by the coding sequence ATGAATAACTCTTCACACACCATCAAACAAACGCTCTCACGAGCGTTTTGTTTAAGTACTGCCGTATTTTGCCTATGCGCCTCTAACAACGCCTGGGCACTGTTTTCAGACGATGAGGCTCGCAAGGCCATTTTGGATTTACGCAAGTCCCTGGCTACTACTCAACTTGAACTCCAAAGCCAGATCGACAAACTCAAAACCGAGAATGCAGAGTTGCGAGGTAAGGTTGAAGAGCTTGAGAAACAAGGCGAAGATATCTCGACGAGTCAAAAGACTTATTACCAAGATCTCGATACACGCTTAGGCAATTTCGAGCCTCGCACTATTACGATTGAGGGTGTGAGTGGCACTGTCCAGCCGGGTGAAAAGAAAGCCTATGACGATGCATTAAAAGCATTTCAGGCGGGTAACCTAAAAAAGGCTGAAGATGGTTTTGCCGCCTTCACTGTTAAATACCCTAAGAGCCCTTATCTACCTCTCGCACTTTACTGGAGTGGTAATAGTAAGTATGCCAACAAGGATTACGCTGGGGCTATCAGTCAGTTACAAAACTTAATTAAGAAATACCCAAATCATCCCCGCATTCCTACAGCGATGGTTACTTTGGGCAATTCTCAATTAGAGAGCGGCAACAAAGCAGCTGCCAAGAAAACCTTTAGTGACATTATTGCCAAATACCCAGATACTGAAGCAGCGAAAGATGCGCAACAGCTTCTGGCTGCTACAAAGTAG
- the pal gene encoding peptidoglycan-associated lipoprotein Pal, translating to MTVSIARRAATLAIIGATAFLMAACSSVKLDDTDGANGAGGSGSFGSQPWNDPKSPLFEKSVYFGFDEYTVQTKYQKMLSAHASYLKANPNQKIIIQGNTDDRGTAEYNLALGQRRSDAVRKSLNLMGVSDNQMEAVSFGKEKPKAEGDNEAAWAENRRADIVYITN from the coding sequence ATGACTGTTTCTATCGCACGCCGTGCAGCTACTTTGGCCATTATTGGCGCAACCGCATTTTTAATGGCGGCCTGTTCAAGTGTGAAGCTAGACGATACTGATGGTGCTAATGGAGCTGGTGGCAGTGGCAGCTTCGGCTCACAGCCATGGAATGATCCTAAGAGCCCACTCTTTGAGAAGAGTGTGTATTTTGGATTTGATGAGTACACAGTACAGACTAAATACCAAAAGATGCTATCGGCTCACGCTAGCTACTTAAAAGCCAATCCAAATCAAAAGATCATCATTCAAGGCAATACCGATGATCGCGGTACTGCTGAATACAACTTGGCGCTCGGCCAACGTCGTTCCGATGCAGTACGCAAATCATTGAACTTGATGGGTGTATCAGATAATCAAATGGAAGCCGTCAGCTTTGGTAAAGAAAAACCTAAAGCAGAAGGTGATAACGAAGCCGCTTGGGCAGAAAATCGCCGTGCTGATATTGTGTACATTACAAACTAA
- the tolB gene encoding Tol-Pal system beta propeller repeat protein TolB: MLQLFKKMIRTFSLIGIAIAVSTLSFISPVLAQMNIEITGVGQSLYPIAVMRFKDENKLPASVTEIIRQDLAHSGYFKNTENGNTVEGDDGTPNYKSWAARGADALVVGSVVQTGNGQLEIHYKLFDIRKSQSLGGLNINSSADNLRAAAHKIADDIIYKLLGERGVFSTRLSYVIKEGKRYRLVISDADGQNIRNAMNSGEPIISPSWSPDGKKVAYVSFEDRKPVIYVHELATGRRISLSNQKGNNSAPAWSPDGKKLAISLSKDGNTQIYGINADGTGLHRLTRGNTIDTEPQYSADGRYIYFTSDRGGNPQIYRMSADGEQVEGAKRVTFKQGFVTSPRISPDGKYLAYIANVGGAYRLYILNLATGDAQALTDGSSDESPSFAANGRYVLYSTKVNGKRVLAAVSVDGNSKQVLSIPGSDVRQPSWGPFMD, encoded by the coding sequence ATGCTGCAGTTATTCAAAAAAATGATTCGTACATTCAGCTTGATTGGCATCGCTATTGCTGTTTCGACTTTAAGTTTTATCAGTCCAGTCCTCGCGCAAATGAATATTGAAATTACCGGCGTGGGCCAGTCTCTCTACCCTATCGCAGTCATGCGCTTCAAAGATGAAAATAAATTACCGGCCAGCGTTACGGAAATTATTCGTCAAGACTTAGCTCACAGTGGTTACTTCAAGAACACTGAAAATGGAAACACAGTTGAGGGTGATGACGGCACACCTAACTACAAGTCATGGGCTGCTCGCGGTGCCGATGCGCTGGTAGTTGGTTCAGTAGTGCAAACGGGGAATGGCCAGCTTGAGATTCATTACAAACTATTTGATATTCGCAAATCTCAAAGTTTAGGTGGACTCAATATCAATTCTAGCGCGGATAACTTACGCGCAGCAGCCCATAAAATTGCCGATGACATTATTTATAAATTACTAGGCGAGCGGGGCGTCTTCTCCACTCGCTTGTCCTATGTCATCAAAGAGGGTAAGCGCTATCGCTTGGTGATCTCTGATGCAGATGGTCAAAATATTCGTAATGCGATGAATAGTGGCGAGCCGATTATTTCCCCGTCATGGTCACCTGATGGCAAGAAGGTAGCCTATGTTTCTTTTGAAGATCGCAAGCCGGTGATCTACGTACATGAGCTTGCAACTGGTCGCCGGATTTCTCTCTCTAATCAGAAAGGTAACAATAGTGCTCCCGCTTGGTCACCCGATGGAAAAAAATTAGCGATCTCATTATCGAAAGATGGCAATACTCAAATTTATGGAATCAATGCTGATGGCACTGGATTGCATCGCCTAACTCGCGGCAATACCATTGATACTGAACCACAATATTCTGCAGATGGTCGCTATATTTATTTCACGAGTGATCGCGGCGGTAATCCACAGATCTATCGCATGAGTGCTGACGGAGAGCAAGTGGAAGGTGCTAAGCGCGTTACCTTCAAACAAGGTTTCGTTACTTCTCCTCGCATCTCACCAGATGGCAAATACTTAGCCTATATTGCCAATGTTGGTGGTGCATATCGTTTGTATATTCTGAACCTTGCTACTGGTGATGCTCAAGCGTTAACCGATGGCAGCAGTGATGAATCTCCATCCTTTGCAGCCAATGGCCGTTATGTACTGTATTCAACCAAGGTCAACGGCAAGCGCGTCTTAGCCGCGGTATCGGTTGACGGCAACTCCAAGCAAGTACTGAGTATTCCGGGATCCGATGTGCGTCAGCCATCCTGGGGTCCTTTCATGGACTAA
- the tolA gene encoding cell envelope integrity protein TolA has translation MTKQESTKRAFTFSLIAHLGLLAFLVTGISWNNSTPSGVEVELWDSTPRVETPPEPELKSVVKEEAADIAVKKKKVEKEPPKKEVVKEKPKATKPPPPKEKEKEAPKKVEPAKKVEAKSPAETKANTAADKVRADQLARLRAAAGAEGGSGGTSGGGVGGGGNAPPGWTDKVIKKVKPLIVFNPESVTGNPAAVIQVNLAPDGAILSTSVLTSSGNPAWDRAVLLALSRAESLPKDDNGKIPQREVKLTFKPKD, from the coding sequence TTGACTAAACAAGAGAGCACAAAGCGCGCCTTTACATTTTCGCTCATCGCACATCTGGGATTGCTCGCTTTTTTGGTCACTGGTATCAGTTGGAATAATTCCACGCCATCTGGTGTTGAAGTGGAGCTTTGGGATTCAACCCCTCGAGTTGAAACGCCACCCGAGCCAGAATTAAAAAGCGTAGTCAAAGAAGAAGCGGCTGATATTGCCGTTAAGAAAAAGAAGGTAGAGAAAGAGCCGCCCAAGAAAGAAGTGGTCAAAGAAAAACCGAAAGCAACAAAGCCACCTCCACCAAAAGAGAAGGAAAAGGAAGCGCCTAAGAAGGTGGAACCAGCCAAAAAAGTAGAAGCAAAATCACCGGCGGAAACTAAAGCCAATACCGCTGCAGATAAAGTTCGCGCCGATCAATTAGCTAGACTCAGAGCCGCTGCTGGGGCTGAAGGGGGTAGTGGTGGCACATCTGGAGGCGGTGTTGGTGGTGGCGGTAATGCGCCTCCTGGCTGGACAGATAAAGTGATTAAGAAGGTAAAGCCGCTGATCGTTTTCAACCCAGAATCCGTTACCGGCAATCCAGCAGCAGTGATACAAGTGAACCTCGCACCCGATGGGGCCATTTTGAGCACTAGCGTTCTTACATCCAGCGGTAATCCCGCCTGGGATCGAGCCGTGCTTTTAGCTTTATCCCGTGCTGAAAGCTTGCCAAAAGACGACAATGGCAAAATTCCACAACGCGAAGTGAAATTGACCTTTAAACCAAAAGACTAA
- the tolR gene encoding protein TolR: protein MANSSLRKSKRRAKAEINVVPYIDVMLVLLVIFMVTAPMVNPGVVNLPTVGGAKVQALPPVFLTIDANESVIVRKDGEPVQTLTPFELGAFARTQAEKSAEQPVVLAADKSIKYETVMNVMSKLKENGVKRVGLAVKSQ from the coding sequence ATGGCCAACTCTTCCCTGCGCAAATCCAAACGCCGTGCCAAGGCCGAGATCAACGTCGTTCCTTACATTGATGTGATGTTGGTGTTACTAGTGATCTTTATGGTCACTGCTCCCATGGTTAATCCGGGCGTGGTTAATCTTCCCACTGTTGGTGGCGCTAAAGTACAAGCATTACCACCTGTCTTTTTAACCATCGATGCCAATGAAAGCGTCATCGTGCGTAAAGATGGCGAACCCGTTCAAACGCTGACTCCTTTTGAGCTTGGGGCATTTGCTAGAACACAAGCTGAAAAATCAGCTGAACAACCCGTTGTACTTGCAGCAGATAAATCGATTAAGTACGAGACCGTGATGAATGTCATGTCTAAGCTTAAAGAAAATGGTGTCAAGCGCGTTGGCCTCGCGGTGAAGAGCCAGTAG
- the tolQ gene encoding protein TolQ, with product MTTTQDLSFLSLVLNASLLVQLVMVLLLGMSIASWTIIFKKTAILRGVRQDTDRFERDFWSGGDLNTLLEAAQRNTRSDAVLEHIFEAGMQEFMKVHEIDAARRAMKATYQREMDALEANLPFLASVGSVSPYIGLFGTVWGIMHSFRGLANVQNATLSAVAPGIAEALIATAIGLFAAIPAVVAYNRAATDVDRLAIRFETFIEEFTNILQRQTAGR from the coding sequence ATGACTACTACACAAGACCTTTCTTTTCTATCCCTAGTCCTCAATGCCAGCCTATTAGTCCAGTTGGTAATGGTGTTATTACTAGGTATGTCCATAGCCTCTTGGACCATTATTTTCAAGAAAACCGCCATTTTGCGGGGGGTTCGCCAAGATACAGACCGTTTTGAGCGCGATTTTTGGTCTGGCGGCGACCTCAACACCCTACTGGAGGCAGCCCAGCGCAATACTCGCAGCGATGCCGTGCTTGAGCATATCTTCGAAGCTGGCATGCAAGAGTTCATGAAAGTTCATGAAATCGATGCCGCTCGCAGAGCAATGAAAGCCACCTACCAAAGAGAGATGGATGCTTTAGAAGCGAATTTGCCATTTTTAGCATCTGTTGGCTCTGTCTCTCCTTACATCGGCCTCTTTGGCACCGTATGGGGAATCATGCACTCTTTTCGCGGTTTAGCAAACGTACAAAATGCAACGCTCTCCGCAGTTGCTCCTGGTATTGCTGAAGCGTTGATTGCTACTGCGATTGGTTTATTTGCAGCGATTCCAGCGGTAGTTGCATACAACCGCGCGGCAACCGATGTAGATCGTCTAGCGATTCGTTTTGAAACTTTCATTGAAGAGTTCACTAACATCTTGCAACGTCAAACGGCGGGTCGCTAA
- the glyA gene encoding serine hydroxymethyltransferase: MFDRQNTLAKIDPQLWEAIQNENKRQEDHIELIASENYTSPAVMAAQGSQLTNKYAEGYPGKRYYGGCEFVDVAEQLAIDRVKALFGAEAANVQPHCGASANQAVFLAFLKPGDTFMGMSLAEGGHLTHGMALNMSGKWFNPIAYGLDKNEEIDYEQMELLAREHKPKLIIAGASAYSKKIDFERIGKLAKEVGAIFMVDMAHYAGLVAAGVYPNPVPHADIVTSTTHKSLRGPRGGIILMKAEHEKAINSAVFPGLQGGPLMHVIAAKAVAFKEAAEPGFKDYQKQVVANAKALAEALISRGLRIVSGGTDSHVMLVDLRAKKMTGKEAERVLGEAHITCNKNGIPNDPEKPMVTSGIRLGSPAMTTRGFKEAEARQVGNFIADVLDNPNDPDNIAKVRAQVAELTKRFPVYG, encoded by the coding sequence ATGTTTGACCGTCAGAACACCTTAGCCAAAATCGACCCCCAGTTATGGGAAGCTATCCAGAACGAAAACAAGCGTCAAGAAGACCATATTGAGCTGATTGCTTCTGAGAACTACACTTCCCCAGCAGTCATGGCAGCCCAGGGTTCCCAATTGACCAATAAATATGCTGAAGGCTATCCAGGCAAGCGTTACTACGGCGGCTGTGAATTTGTAGATGTTGCGGAGCAGTTAGCCATTGATCGTGTGAAAGCTTTGTTTGGTGCTGAAGCAGCAAACGTACAACCCCATTGTGGTGCTTCTGCAAACCAAGCGGTTTTCTTGGCTTTCTTAAAGCCAGGCGATACCTTTATGGGAATGAGTTTGGCTGAAGGTGGTCACTTGACTCACGGCATGGCATTGAACATGAGCGGTAAGTGGTTTAACCCAATCGCATATGGTTTAGATAAAAATGAAGAAATTGATTATGAGCAAATGGAACTTTTGGCTCGTGAGCACAAGCCTAAATTAATCATTGCAGGCGCATCTGCTTACTCTAAGAAAATTGATTTTGAGCGCATTGGTAAATTAGCCAAAGAAGTGGGCGCGATTTTCATGGTGGATATGGCGCACTATGCTGGTTTGGTTGCTGCGGGTGTTTATCCAAACCCAGTTCCTCATGCTGATATCGTGACTTCTACAACACACAAGAGCTTGCGCGGCCCACGTGGCGGCATCATCTTGATGAAGGCTGAGCATGAGAAAGCCATTAACTCTGCGGTCTTCCCAGGCTTACAGGGCGGCCCCTTGATGCATGTGATTGCTGCTAAAGCAGTTGCCTTTAAAGAAGCAGCAGAGCCAGGCTTTAAGGATTACCAAAAGCAAGTTGTTGCAAATGCAAAAGCATTGGCAGAGGCCTTAATCTCTCGTGGATTGCGGATTGTTTCTGGTGGCACTGATTCACATGTGATGTTGGTGGATTTGCGAGCCAAGAAAATGACTGGTAAAGAAGCTGAACGTGTTTTAGGTGAAGCCCACATTACTTGCAACAAAAATGGCATTCCAAATGATCCAGAAAAGCCAATGGTAACTAGTGGTATTCGCTTGGGTTCACCGGCAATGACAACGCGTGGATTTAAAGAGGCTGAAGCAAGACAGGTGGGTAATTTCATAGCGGATGTTTTGGATAATCCAAATGATCCTGACAATATTGCCAAAGTGCGCGCTCAAGTTGCAGAGTTAACCAAGCGCTTCCCTGTTTACGGTTAA
- the nrdR gene encoding transcriptional regulator NrdR, whose translation MRCPFCHNDDTQVLDTRVSDEGDTIRRRRRCAKCDKRFTTYERVELALPAIVKKNGSRVEYSHDKLASSLKLALRKRPVSSDSVDESIARIEEKLLSLGEKEIPSERVGELVMRELKRLDKVAYIRFASVYRSFADIESFESALKELK comes from the coding sequence ATGCGCTGCCCTTTTTGCCATAACGACGATACCCAGGTCTTAGATACCAGGGTATCTGACGAGGGCGATACTATTCGCCGCCGTCGCCGTTGTGCCAAGTGCGATAAGCGCTTCACAACTTATGAGCGAGTTGAACTAGCGCTACCTGCAATCGTTAAAAAGAACGGCAGTCGCGTTGAATACAGTCACGATAAGTTAGCAAGCTCACTAAAACTTGCTCTTAGAAAGCGCCCTGTTTCGTCAGATTCTGTTGATGAGTCTATTGCTCGCATTGAAGAAAAATTACTGAGTTTGGGTGAAAAAGAGATTCCGAGTGAGCGCGTTGGTGAGCTCGTAATGCGCGAGCTGAAGCGCCTTGATAAGGTGGCCTACATACGATTTGCCTCTGTATATCGAAGCTTTGCGGATATTGAGTCTTTTGAGAGCGCTCTTAAAGAGTTGAAATAA